From one Nocardioides sp. Kera G14 genomic stretch:
- a CDS encoding MFS transporter yields MTTTTIAPAKTYTSLKAAWIPLFALCLAFFVEMVDNTLLSIALPTIGRDLGSSTTSLQWVTGAYSLTFGGLLLTAGAAADRLGRRRVLMVGLTLFGLLSLLVVWVDSAGQLIALRAALGVAAAMMAPITNSLVFRLFEEQALRMRAMTVMIIVGMSGFILGPLLGGTALAHVRWEWLLVVNAPIALIAIIGVWRGVAADDPAGLTDDRLDLPGAILSITTIGLACYTATSGVDHGWTSLATWASGIGAVLSLIAFIVHERRTTDPMLDLGVFTNNTVRGATIAQVGTAIAMAGVMFALILHFQYAYGWSPVRAGLANLPLIVTMLLATPVSEYLGKTFGHRIACLIGSALLAGGTAGLAWGVFHGYVAIAIFMVVFTIGLRTVMTICAVALVDAMPENRTSIAAALNDAAQEVGTSVGTAVVGTLIATLVTAVLPAGTWTHELVQSFFHGERVTFGLLAAVVGVIAGFGALTLTDSHSVEEAH; encoded by the coding sequence ATGACCACGACGACCATCGCTCCGGCGAAGACGTACACGTCGCTGAAGGCGGCGTGGATCCCGCTCTTCGCCCTCTGTCTCGCCTTCTTCGTCGAGATGGTGGACAACACCCTCCTCTCGATCGCGCTGCCGACCATCGGCCGCGACCTCGGCAGCAGCACCACCTCGCTGCAGTGGGTGACCGGTGCCTACTCGCTCACGTTCGGCGGGCTGCTGCTCACGGCGGGTGCCGCGGCCGACCGGCTCGGTCGCCGCAGGGTGCTCATGGTCGGCCTCACGCTCTTCGGCCTGCTGAGCCTGCTCGTCGTCTGGGTCGACAGCGCCGGCCAACTGATCGCGCTGCGCGCCGCCCTCGGCGTGGCCGCCGCGATGATGGCGCCGATCACCAACTCACTGGTGTTCCGGCTCTTCGAGGAGCAGGCACTGCGGATGCGCGCCATGACCGTGATGATCATCGTCGGCATGAGCGGCTTCATCCTCGGCCCGCTGCTCGGCGGCACCGCCCTGGCGCACGTCCGCTGGGAGTGGCTGCTGGTCGTCAACGCACCGATCGCGCTGATCGCGATCATCGGCGTCTGGCGCGGCGTTGCCGCCGACGACCCGGCCGGCCTCACCGATGACAGGCTCGACCTGCCCGGCGCGATCCTCTCGATCACGACCATCGGACTCGCCTGCTACACCGCCACCAGCGGCGTCGACCACGGCTGGACGTCACTCGCCACCTGGGCCTCAGGGATCGGCGCGGTCCTGTCGTTGATCGCGTTCATCGTCCACGAGCGCCGCACCACCGACCCGATGCTCGACCTCGGCGTCTTCACCAACAACACCGTCCGCGGCGCCACGATCGCCCAGGTCGGGACCGCGATCGCGATGGCCGGCGTGATGTTCGCCCTGATCCTGCACTTCCAGTACGCCTATGGCTGGAGCCCGGTCCGCGCCGGCCTCGCCAACCTGCCGCTCATCGTCACGATGCTGCTCGCGACCCCGGTCTCGGAGTACCTCGGCAAGACCTTCGGCCACCGCATCGCGTGCCTCATCGGCAGCGCGCTGCTCGCCGGCGGCACGGCCGGCCTGGCATGGGGCGTCTTCCACGGGTACGTCGCCATCGCGATCTTCATGGTCGTCTTCACGATCGGCCTGCGGACCGTGATGACGATCTGCGCGGTCGCGCTCGTCGACGCGATGCCGGAGAACCGCACCTCCATCGCCGCCGCCCTCAACGACGCCGCCCAGGAGGTCGGCACCAGCGTCGGCACTGCGGTGGTCGGCACGCTCATCGCCACGCTCGTCACCGCCGTCCTGCCGGCCGGCACGTGGACGCACGAGCTGGTCCAGAGCTTCTTCCACGGAGAGCGGGTGACCTTCGGCCTGCTCGCCGCGGTCGTGGGCGTCATCGCCGGCTTCGGCGCCCTCACGCTGACGGACTCGCACTCCGTGGAGGAGGCGCACTGA
- a CDS encoding LCP family protein, with protein MSTPGVEGRRRPRRVLRVLGAVALAVVLVVAMGAVYLYRDLNSGFHVSNDQDKLTNRPSDGPSGPIDILVMGSDSRAGDNDIDGDSSTGERSDTTILLHISADRSRAYGISIPRDSIVDRPACPASERFDAQPAAEHRLWNEAFAVGGAVCTMQQFEQLTGIRLEHHIVVDFYGFKTMVDAIGGVRMCIPEDMVDNDYTHTTIKAGKDRLLDGDESRTYVRMRHITNPQGDPIGDGSDVSRTRRQQAFIGAIANQAMTAGVLANPVKLRNFLKAVIDSVTVDKGLGNLRKMAGLGLQLRGIGVGNIQFLTIPNYYPPEDPDHVKWREPQADEVWNALQKDEPIPASLLTGVITAGDPATGGSTGTPRPSPSTSPSASGDPLPKTQYDDPARNGLCS; from the coding sequence ATGTCGACTCCGGGCGTCGAGGGTCGACGCAGACCCCGCCGCGTTCTGCGGGTCCTGGGCGCCGTCGCGCTGGCGGTGGTGCTCGTGGTCGCGATGGGGGCGGTGTACCTCTATCGGGACCTCAACAGCGGATTCCACGTCTCGAACGACCAGGACAAGCTGACCAACCGGCCGTCCGACGGGCCGAGTGGGCCGATCGACATCCTCGTGATGGGCTCGGACTCGCGTGCGGGCGACAACGACATCGACGGCGATTCCTCGACGGGCGAGCGCTCGGACACGACGATCCTGCTCCACATCTCGGCGGATCGGAGCCGTGCGTACGGGATCTCGATCCCGCGCGACTCGATCGTCGACCGGCCCGCGTGCCCCGCTTCGGAGAGGTTCGACGCGCAGCCGGCGGCCGAGCACAGGTTGTGGAACGAGGCGTTCGCGGTCGGGGGAGCCGTCTGCACGATGCAGCAGTTCGAGCAGCTCACGGGGATCCGTCTGGAGCACCACATCGTCGTGGACTTCTACGGGTTCAAGACGATGGTCGACGCGATCGGTGGGGTGCGGATGTGTATCCCCGAGGACATGGTCGACAACGACTACACCCACACGACGATCAAGGCAGGCAAGGATCGACTCCTCGACGGCGACGAGTCCCGCACCTACGTCCGGATGCGCCACATCACCAACCCGCAGGGCGACCCGATCGGCGACGGCTCGGACGTCAGTCGCACCCGCCGGCAGCAGGCCTTCATCGGAGCAATTGCCAACCAGGCGATGACCGCGGGCGTCCTGGCGAACCCGGTCAAGCTGCGCAACTTCCTCAAGGCGGTGATCGACTCGGTGACGGTCGACAAGGGGCTCGGCAACCTCAGGAAGATGGCCGGCCTGGGGCTTCAGCTCAGGGGCATCGGCGTGGGCAACATCCAGTTCCTCACGATCCCCAACTACTACCCGCCCGAGGACCCCGACCACGTGAAGTGGCGGGAGCCGCAGGCTGACGAGGTCTGGAATGCCCTCCAGAAGGACGAGCCGATCCCCGCCAGCCTTCTCACGGGCGTGATCACCGCCGGTGACCCGGCGACCGGCGGTTCGACCGGCACCCCGAGGCCCTCGCCGAGCACGTCACCCAGCGCCTCCGGTGACCCGCTGCCCAAGACGCAGTACGACGACCCCGCCCGCAACGGGCTCTGCAGCTGA
- a CDS encoding lytic murein transglycosylase: MTPRLLTAVPIGVLAVTGLVQVTHGHDRVLPTAAPTRSASQAPTVTPTPTPVPAPALEVSPAGADPASVWTPRSTAAAKPALTSVAASWSDVPTAAQVAYQRAATVIDSADPNCHLDWSLLAGVGRIESDHGRTQGSTVDGNGLATPGIIGPALTGTAGTILVADTDGGALDGDATYDHAVGPMQFLPSTWATVGVDADGDGQRNPQDLDDAALAAAVYLCSGSEDLSTAAGRKAAVFTYNHSTAYVDQVLASTAAYQGGFETGINIVDVSAVEPARSTTPVVTETVTEPAKKHTPKKHVTALASAVAVVRAVKPTTLPTKPTVGEKPGTTGGSTSPGTEPTTDPSTDPATEPTTEPQQTDPTTDPQPAVATSAELSDLARAAVHRAHPDATDAALDQAVATLVDRLTGSTLDEAKDAIDGLVADLSVDGLEPPKNPVLQDPAPTAEAAQSDESAPAGS, encoded by the coding sequence ATGACTCCCCGTCTCCTGACCGCCGTCCCGATCGGCGTCCTCGCCGTCACCGGTCTGGTGCAGGTCACCCACGGACACGACCGCGTGCTGCCGACCGCCGCGCCGACGCGGTCGGCCTCGCAGGCGCCCACCGTCACCCCGACTCCGACTCCTGTCCCGGCTCCCGCGCTGGAGGTCAGCCCTGCCGGCGCCGACCCGGCCAGCGTGTGGACCCCGCGCTCCACGGCCGCGGCCAAGCCTGCGCTCACGTCGGTCGCCGCCTCGTGGTCCGACGTCCCGACGGCTGCGCAGGTCGCCTACCAACGGGCCGCCACGGTCATCGACTCCGCTGACCCCAACTGCCATCTCGACTGGTCGCTCCTCGCCGGTGTCGGGAGGATCGAGTCCGACCACGGCCGGACCCAGGGCAGCACCGTGGACGGCAACGGTCTCGCGACGCCGGGCATCATCGGCCCGGCCCTCACCGGCACCGCCGGCACGATCCTGGTCGCCGACACGGATGGTGGTGCCCTCGACGGGGATGCGACCTACGACCACGCCGTCGGCCCGATGCAGTTCCTGCCCTCCACATGGGCCACCGTCGGCGTCGACGCTGACGGCGACGGGCAGCGCAACCCGCAGGACCTCGACGACGCCGCGCTCGCCGCGGCCGTCTACCTCTGCTCCGGTTCCGAGGATCTCTCCACGGCCGCGGGGCGGAAGGCTGCCGTCTTCACCTACAACCACTCGACGGCGTACGTCGACCAGGTGCTGGCCAGCACCGCGGCCTATCAGGGCGGATTCGAGACGGGGATCAACATTGTGGACGTCAGCGCCGTCGAGCCGGCGCGCTCCACCACGCCCGTCGTGACCGAGACGGTCACCGAGCCCGCGAAGAAGCACACGCCGAAGAAGCACGTCACCGCCCTGGCGTCGGCGGTCGCCGTGGTCCGGGCGGTCAAACCCACCACCCTGCCCACGAAGCCGACCGTCGGGGAGAAGCCGGGCACGACCGGCGGCTCGACCAGCCCCGGTACCGAGCCCACGACTGACCCGAGCACCGACCCCGCGACCGAGCCCACGACTGAGCCGCAGCAGACGGACCCGACCACCGACCCGCAGCCCGCTGTCGCGACCTCGGCCGAGCTGAGCGACCTGGCCCGGGCCGCCGTGCACCGTGCCCACCCGGACGCGACGGACGCCGCGCTCGACCAGGCGGTCGCCACCCTCGTCGATCGGCTCACCGGCTCAACGCTGGACGAGGCCAAGGACGCGATCGACGGCCTCGTCGCCGACCTCTCCGTCGACGGCCTCGAGCCGCCGAAGAACCCGGTCCTACAGGACCCGGCGCCGACCGCCGAGGCGGCCCAGAGCGACGAGAGCGCGCCGGCGGGCTCCTGA
- a CDS encoding SDR family NAD(P)-dependent oxidoreductase has translation MARYDLAGRTVLITGSTGGLGTALARALRARGANLALLDLDADTAQRQAADLGPEAVARGWAADVRDLASLQSAMDAAAEHFGRIDVVIANAGVGSMAPMERIDPAAWERIIDINLNGVWRTFRAALPHVKETKGYLLAISSMAAFVHSPLNGPYVASKAGVWALCDATRLEVRHYGVGVGSVHPTFFKTPMMDDVHSDPAGNTLWGGNKSGLWKMIPLETVVDSVVHGIEHRNALIVPTRANAIAARIPGLVRPLVDRIGFPGTTIPDAMAQSSEAGWVSRR, from the coding sequence ATGGCCCGCTACGACCTCGCCGGACGCACCGTCCTCATCACCGGCTCCACCGGCGGACTCGGAACCGCACTCGCACGCGCCCTGCGCGCTCGCGGCGCCAACCTCGCCCTGCTCGACCTCGACGCCGACACCGCCCAGCGGCAGGCAGCCGACCTGGGCCCAGAAGCAGTCGCCCGCGGTTGGGCAGCCGACGTCCGCGACCTGGCCAGCCTGCAGAGCGCGATGGACGCCGCGGCCGAGCACTTCGGACGGATCGATGTCGTGATCGCCAATGCGGGTGTCGGGTCGATGGCCCCGATGGAGCGCATCGACCCGGCAGCATGGGAGCGCATCATCGACATCAACCTCAACGGCGTCTGGCGCACCTTCCGAGCGGCACTGCCACACGTCAAGGAGACCAAGGGATACCTGCTCGCCATCTCCTCGATGGCCGCCTTCGTCCACTCACCGCTGAACGGTCCGTACGTCGCCAGTAAGGCCGGCGTCTGGGCACTGTGTGACGCAACCCGTCTGGAGGTCCGCCACTACGGCGTCGGCGTGGGCAGCGTCCACCCCACATTCTTCAAGACGCCGATGATGGACGACGTCCACTCCGACCCCGCCGGAAACACACTGTGGGGCGGCAACAAGAGCGGCCTGTGGAAGATGATCCCGCTCGAGACCGTCGTCGACTCCGTCGTCCACGGCATCGAACACCGCAACGCACTGATCGTCCCCACCCGGGCCAACGCCATCGCGGCCCGCATCCCCGGCCTCGTCCGGCCCCTGGTCGACAGGATCGGGTTCCCCGGCACCACGATCCCCGACGCCATGGCCCAGTCCTCCGAGGCCGGCTGGGTCAGCCGACGATGA
- a CDS encoding alpha/beta hydrolase: MPAELRSPALWLPITTAGPISLAIGRWAYDLIATRIADDVEVTRHDVDGGQEVYVYRPPQPNGGALLWIHGGGTVQGRPENDHDLCSRLARDQGIVVVSTRYRLAPEHPFPAAHDDCFAALQWLHRSTDMLGIDPGRIAVGGASAGGGLAAGVVQRAHDEGVPVAFQLLLYPMLDDRTTTRPRSQRGRLVWTPDANVFGWAAYLGAAHASTDLPRYAAPGRRTDLAGLPPTWIGVGDLDLFYEEDTGYAQRLKAAGTAVDLRIEPGMYHAADYLKHTSPSMRAFRQSMFDAVGRGLGSPCS, from the coding sequence GTGCCTGCCGAGCTTCGCAGTCCCGCGTTGTGGCTGCCGATCACCACCGCCGGGCCGATCAGCCTGGCCATCGGACGCTGGGCCTATGACCTGATCGCCACACGCATCGCGGATGACGTCGAGGTGACCCGTCATGACGTCGACGGCGGCCAAGAGGTCTATGTCTACCGGCCACCGCAGCCGAACGGCGGTGCGCTGCTCTGGATCCATGGCGGCGGCACTGTTCAGGGAAGGCCGGAGAACGACCACGACCTGTGCAGCCGGCTGGCCCGCGACCAGGGCATCGTCGTGGTCAGTACCCGCTACCGCCTCGCGCCCGAGCATCCGTTTCCGGCAGCCCACGACGACTGCTTCGCCGCGCTGCAGTGGCTCCACCGCTCCACCGACATGCTCGGCATCGATCCAGGTCGGATCGCCGTGGGCGGGGCCAGCGCAGGAGGCGGCCTCGCCGCAGGCGTCGTCCAGCGCGCCCACGACGAGGGGGTCCCGGTCGCCTTCCAGTTGCTCCTCTACCCGATGCTCGACGACCGTACGACGACACGTCCACGCTCTCAGCGCGGCCGCCTTGTGTGGACGCCAGATGCGAACGTCTTCGGCTGGGCTGCGTATCTCGGCGCCGCCCATGCGAGCACGGACCTACCGCGCTACGCAGCACCCGGTCGCCGTACCGACCTCGCCGGACTCCCGCCTACCTGGATAGGCGTCGGGGACCTCGACCTCTTCTACGAAGAGGACACGGGCTACGCCCAGCGCCTCAAGGCTGCCGGGACGGCGGTCGACCTGCGCATCGAGCCGGGGATGTATCACGCCGCCGACTACCTCAAGCACACGTCCCCGTCGATGCGGGCCTTTCGGCAATCGATGTTCGACGCCGTCGGACGCGGCCTTGGCTCCCCGTGCTCTTGA
- a CDS encoding type II toxin-antitoxin system VapC family toxin → MKLVDVNVLVYARDSQSPHHRAAKHWLDSALSGSTPVGFSWLVLIGFVRLVTHPRVMASPLTPAEAMATVDAWLAARSAQVLHPGQSHARLMAEMLSAVGVGGNLTNDAHLAALALEHRAAIVSFDSDFERFPGVRWEKPR, encoded by the coding sequence ATGAAACTCGTTGACGTCAACGTCCTCGTCTATGCCCGGGACTCTCAGTCTCCGCACCACCGTGCGGCCAAGCACTGGCTCGACAGCGCCCTCTCTGGCAGTACCCCGGTCGGCTTCTCCTGGCTGGTGCTGATCGGCTTCGTCCGGCTGGTCACTCATCCGCGGGTGATGGCCTCACCTCTGACGCCGGCCGAGGCAATGGCAACGGTCGATGCCTGGCTGGCGGCGCGATCTGCGCAGGTCCTCCACCCGGGACAGAGCCACGCTCGCCTGATGGCGGAGATGCTGTCGGCGGTCGGTGTCGGAGGCAACCTCACCAACGACGCCCATCTCGCTGCGCTTGCGCTCGAGCATAGGGCCGCCATTGTCAGCTTCGACAGCGACTTCGAGCGGTTCCCCGGTGTGAGGTGGGAGAAGCCGCGCTGA
- the dnaB gene encoding replicative DNA helicase, giving the protein MTEPDLVEPPFDDFGDGPAPYEPGQRPTSPADRTPPHDMAAEQSVLGAMMISKDAIADVAEVLRGPDFYRPAHEVIHDAIIDLYGRNEPVDIVTVGRELERRGELLKIGGAPYLHTLTANVPIASNASFYAEIVREQAILRRLVDAGTKIVQIGYAAEGDVDNIVDQAQAEVFKIAEKRSSEDYAPLSEFMHDVVDEIEAIANREQGLYGVPTGFADLDDLTNGFHSGQMIIVAARPAMGKSTLALDFCRAASIHSGLASVFFSLEMTRSEIAMRLLSAEAKIPLNHIRNGNMTDEDWNKMAAKMGDVSAAPMFIDDSPNMTMMEIRSKARRLKQKHDLKLIVIDYMQLMSSGKKVESRQLEVSEFSRQIKLLAKELELPIIALSQLNRGPEQRADKKPMAADLRESGSLEQDADMIILLHREDVYEKESTRPGEADLIVAKHRNGPTRDITVAFQGHYSRFVDMAH; this is encoded by the coding sequence ATGACCGAACCGGACCTTGTCGAGCCGCCTTTCGACGATTTCGGTGATGGTCCGGCGCCCTATGAGCCGGGCCAGCGCCCGACCTCCCCCGCCGACCGCACGCCCCCGCACGACATGGCGGCGGAGCAGTCCGTGCTCGGGGCGATGATGATCTCCAAGGATGCGATCGCCGATGTCGCGGAGGTCCTCCGAGGGCCCGACTTCTACCGCCCGGCGCACGAGGTCATCCACGACGCGATCATCGACCTCTACGGGCGCAACGAGCCGGTCGACATCGTCACTGTCGGCCGGGAGTTGGAGCGCCGCGGAGAGCTGCTGAAGATCGGCGGGGCGCCGTACCTCCACACCCTCACCGCCAACGTGCCGATCGCGTCCAATGCGAGCTTCTACGCCGAGATCGTCCGGGAGCAGGCGATCCTCCGCCGCCTCGTCGACGCCGGCACCAAGATCGTCCAGATCGGCTACGCCGCCGAGGGCGACGTCGACAACATCGTCGACCAGGCCCAGGCCGAGGTCTTCAAGATCGCCGAGAAGCGCTCGAGCGAGGACTACGCGCCACTGTCGGAGTTCATGCACGACGTCGTCGACGAGATCGAGGCGATCGCCAACCGGGAGCAGGGACTATACGGCGTCCCCACCGGCTTCGCCGACCTCGACGACCTCACCAACGGCTTCCACTCCGGCCAGATGATCATCGTCGCCGCTCGACCAGCTATGGGTAAATCGACGCTCGCTTTGGACTTCTGTCGTGCGGCGTCGATCCACAGTGGCCTGGCGTCCGTCTTCTTCAGCCTTGAGATGACGCGCTCGGAGATCGCGATGCGACTCCTGAGCGCGGAGGCGAAGATCCCGCTCAACCACATCCGCAACGGCAACATGACCGACGAGGACTGGAACAAGATGGCCGCCAAGATGGGCGACGTCTCTGCTGCGCCGATGTTCATCGATGACTCCCCCAACATGACGATGATGGAGATCCGGTCGAAGGCCCGCCGGCTCAAGCAGAAGCACGACCTCAAGCTGATCGTGATCGACTACATGCAGCTGATGAGCTCGGGCAAGAAGGTCGAGAGCCGGCAGCTCGAGGTCTCGGAGTTCTCCCGCCAGATCAAGCTGTTGGCCAAGGAGCTCGAGCTCCCGATCATCGCGCTCTCCCAGCTCAACCGTGGCCCCGAACAGCGTGCCGACAAGAAGCCGATGGCCGCCGACCTCCGTGAGTCGGGATCACTGGAGCAGGACGCCGACATGATCATCCTCTTGCACCGCGAGGACGTCTACGAGAAGGAGTCGACCCGCCCCGGCGAGGCCGACCTGATCGTCGCCAAGCACCGCAACGGTCCGACCCGCGACATCACCGTCGCCTTCCAGGGCCACTACAGCCGCTTCGTCGACATGGCGCACTGA
- a CDS encoding organic hydroperoxide resistance protein: MTPIYTASAVSTGDARNGHVASTDGLIDTDVRVPKEMGGAGGATNPEQLFAAGYAACFHQALKAVGGKAKADLTDSEVVADVSIGDNGSGGFQLAVQLEVTIPNVDASVAQELVEQAHQVCPYSNATRGNVEVALTVA; the protein is encoded by the coding sequence ATGACACCTATCTACACCGCCTCAGCGGTCAGCACGGGCGACGCCCGCAACGGTCACGTGGCGTCCACCGACGGCCTGATCGACACCGACGTCCGCGTCCCGAAGGAGATGGGCGGAGCCGGTGGCGCCACCAACCCCGAGCAGCTCTTCGCGGCCGGTTACGCGGCCTGCTTCCACCAGGCGCTCAAGGCCGTCGGTGGCAAGGCGAAGGCCGACCTCACCGACTCCGAGGTCGTCGCGGACGTCTCGATCGGCGACAACGGCAGCGGGGGCTTCCAGCTCGCCGTCCAGCTCGAGGTGACGATCCCGAACGTGGACGCCTCGGTCGCGCAGGAGCTCGTCGAGCAGGCCCACCAGGTCTGCCCCTACTCGAACGCCACGCGGGGCAACGTGGAGGTCGCGCTCACCGTCGCCTGA
- a CDS encoding alpha/beta hydrolase, translated as MAFPSGSKLCAAWLYTPTAVTSRGSSDSTQARPIIVMAHGLAGVKEERLDAFAERFATAGYACLVFDYRHFGDSEGEPRQLLDIDSQREDWRAAVTFARSLPDVDAERVVVWGTSFGGGHVIVTAAEDARIAAAISQCPFTDGLASGFAMSPATSAKVTALGIRDVLAARLGHAPVLVPSAGAPHTAALMTTPDALAGVSALMPAGASYSKDVAARIALQIPLNLPGRRAKDVSCPIFFAICERDTVAPAGPTQKYAAQAPHGEIKLYDAGHFDIYVGDWFERNVADQLDFLARHVPAI; from the coding sequence GTGGCCTTCCCGTCTGGCTCCAAGCTCTGTGCGGCGTGGCTGTATACACCTACCGCGGTGACGAGCAGGGGAAGCAGCGATTCGACGCAAGCCCGGCCGATCATCGTGATGGCGCACGGCTTGGCCGGGGTGAAGGAAGAGCGCCTGGACGCCTTCGCCGAGCGCTTCGCGACGGCCGGCTACGCGTGCTTGGTCTTCGACTACCGCCACTTCGGCGACAGTGAGGGTGAGCCCCGTCAGCTGCTCGACATCGACAGCCAGCGCGAGGACTGGCGCGCGGCGGTCACATTCGCCCGCAGCCTGCCCGACGTGGATGCGGAGCGGGTCGTCGTCTGGGGGACGTCCTTCGGCGGGGGACACGTGATCGTCACCGCTGCCGAGGACGCGCGGATCGCGGCCGCGATCTCTCAATGCCCGTTCACCGACGGCCTCGCCTCGGGGTTCGCGATGTCGCCCGCCACGTCTGCGAAGGTCACTGCTCTCGGGATCCGCGACGTGCTGGCAGCCCGGCTCGGGCACGCGCCGGTGCTGGTCCCGAGTGCCGGGGCGCCGCACACCGCCGCGCTCATGACGACACCCGATGCCCTCGCGGGGGTCTCGGCCCTCATGCCTGCCGGAGCGTCGTACTCCAAGGACGTCGCCGCGCGGATCGCGCTGCAGATCCCGCTCAACCTCCCGGGACGTCGCGCCAAGGACGTCAGCTGTCCGATCTTCTTCGCCATCTGCGAGCGCGACACCGTCGCCCCCGCCGGCCCGACACAGAAGTACGCCGCACAAGCGCCACACGGCGAGATCAAGCTCTACGACGCCGGCCACTTCGACATCTATGTCGGCGACTGGTTCGAGCGCAACGTCGCCGACCAGCTCGACTTCCTCGCCCGCCACGTGCCCGCCATCTGA
- a CDS encoding TetR/AcrR family transcriptional regulator, with amino-acid sequence MSPAKHADTPVALREPTRTQRRAAANRQVIVDAARELVATHGGDALTLEAVAEKADVAIQTIYNRVGGRSALLTAVAEQAMEENRGYMDAAYSAEGTAEERLLRAATAYAQFARERPHEFRILVEPAEEPEAVARIAELTRVQNGKLADAIRDAIETGVARTDLDPADLAAMFWATLNGLLALAWRPGALRVDGETLDRLIATYTATVANGLRRRAAEDES; translated from the coding sequence ATGAGCCCCGCCAAGCACGCGGACACGCCCGTGGCCCTTCGTGAGCCGACGCGCACACAGCGCCGCGCCGCGGCGAACCGTCAGGTGATCGTCGATGCCGCCCGCGAGCTCGTGGCCACCCACGGTGGCGACGCCCTGACCCTCGAAGCTGTGGCCGAGAAGGCCGACGTCGCGATCCAGACCATCTACAACCGTGTCGGCGGACGGTCGGCTCTCCTGACCGCGGTCGCCGAGCAGGCGATGGAGGAGAACCGTGGCTACATGGATGCCGCCTACTCCGCCGAAGGCACCGCCGAAGAGCGGCTCCTCCGCGCAGCAACCGCCTATGCTCAGTTCGCTCGCGAACGCCCCCACGAGTTCCGGATCCTCGTCGAGCCGGCCGAGGAGCCGGAAGCGGTAGCACGCATCGCCGAGCTGACGCGCGTTCAGAACGGCAAGCTTGCCGACGCCATCCGGGACGCGATCGAGACCGGCGTCGCTCGCACCGACCTCGACCCCGCCGACCTCGCCGCGATGTTCTGGGCGACCCTGAACGGCCTCCTCGCTCTCGCCTGGCGACCCGGGGCCCTGCGGGTGGACGGTGAGACACTCGACCGCCTCATCGCCACGTACACCGCCACCGTCGCCAACGGCCTGCGCAGGCGGGCGGCGGAAGACGAGAGCTGA
- a CDS encoding MarR family winged helix-turn-helix transcriptional regulator, giving the protein MSEPTYPQLQLDAQLCFPLYAATRAVTREYARLLAGTGLTYPQYLVMLVLWEAGEPMSVTEVGARLRLDSGTLTPLLKRLEVTGLVSRRRDTEDERRVLVEVTETGMAVREQVVDVPTRLGKAMRMTHAEALRLRDELTALIENLDRQM; this is encoded by the coding sequence ATGAGCGAGCCGACGTACCCCCAGCTGCAGCTCGACGCGCAGCTCTGCTTCCCGCTGTACGCCGCCACGCGTGCGGTGACACGGGAGTACGCCCGACTCCTCGCGGGCACCGGCCTCACCTACCCGCAGTACCTCGTGATGCTCGTGCTCTGGGAGGCAGGTGAGCCGATGAGCGTCACCGAGGTGGGCGCGCGGCTGCGACTCGACTCCGGCACGCTCACGCCTCTTCTCAAGCGCCTCGAGGTCACCGGTCTTGTGAGCCGTCGTCGCGACACCGAGGACGAGCGACGGGTGTTGGTCGAGGTGACGGAGACCGGCATGGCGGTGCGGGAGCAGGTGGTCGACGTACCCACGCGGCTGGGGAAGGCCATGCGGATGACCCACGCCGAGGCGCTCAGGCTCCGCGATGAGCTCACCGCCCTGATCGAGAACCTCGACCGCCAGATGTGA